The Syngnathus scovelli strain Florida chromosome 11, RoL_Ssco_1.2, whole genome shotgun sequence region TCTCAGAGACTCACATCGATGCGAGCGTCCCACTCGGCCAGGGGGATGCGCCGGCCATAGTTCAGAATGTGCCTGCCGATGTCGTCACAGATCGGTGTTGTTCctacaaaaaaggaaaaacccACTCGTGATTGAGCTATCTTGGAGTGAGAGTGTCAAGTGCAATGACAAAAGCGTGACGCACCATTGAGCTGTCCCACCAAACTGGCCTTCAGAGCATTCTTGCCTCTGGCGACATCACTCTCTGTGACCGTGGTGCACAGATTCATCCTGCATGAGGCACAACCTGACTCAGTTCTCAGAAGTCAAAATGAACCGTGCAGTTGGGGTGATCTGTGTGACTCGGTGTCATTTCTCACCAGGAATTCTGGGACCAGTGCATCATGTCGTCAATGTTGAGCTTATCTGTCACAAAGTAAATGCCCAGCAGGCCGGTGTCATTGTAGGACGAGAGGAATGTCTGGAAGCTGTGACACAGGTTCTCCTCCGCCGCCAGGCGAGCCAAACGGCTGCTCATGTTCTTCACGTGAATAAAGAGTGGACATAGTAAGGTTTTGTCAGACGAGTTTCATTTAAAACCGATTAGTTGGGATAAATGTAACCATAAAGGCAGCTGACAATGTTCCATTTCAAATGGTCAAAACAAAGGCGACAATGAAACAATGCTTTGGCGACATCACTTCAGATATGACACTGGCGTCTAACCTTTCCGCCGCCACAGGTGAGGTCATAGCTTCCGATGATGGCGTTGGCCACCATGAGAGGCACGATGTCCGGGCTAGCAGCGCCGGGGGCCTCCACGGCGATGGCGATGTGGGCCAGGGGCAGACCGTCGTCACGGAAGCGGATCTGGGGAGAAACATAAATCTCAATTAGCATTGGCTATTGTTTTCCCACTTTCTTCTAGTAGCATTTTACTACTACTCCTAACATAGGTGCGCAAAGCCATTAAATATTTTTGCAATACCAACTCACCTCACTGCCTGTAAATCTGCAGGGTGACAACACAGGAACGGCATCTCCCTCGTATTCGAAGGACAGTCCACTGAAGTGAGTCTGGGCCAACGCCACCAGCTCCTCATGGTTCACACCTGCATATTTAGCACGTGACATGAAGGGCCAATCTTTGCACAAATGTTATATGTGGTGGCAGAAAGGACCAACCTCCAGCTGCAGCCAGAACCATGCGGGGAGCCTTGTAATGGCTGTTGATGTATTCCACTAGATCCTGGCGGGTGATAGTTCTAATAGAATTTCAAATGATGTTTCTTAGAAACTTTAAGAATTTGTACATTGACCAAGTGGTGAGACTGAACAACTTGTGGCGGCAAAACAATTTTACTCCCCCCTCGTCCCTCACCTGGCGGTGTTGGATGGTCCAAGTGGACTGTGTCCCAGTGCAGTACCCTGGTAGGCGGTTGCATGCAGCAGGTCCAGGCAAACTTCCTGATGGTTGTTTTCCATTTCTTCCAGTTCGCGCAGCACCACACCCCGCTGCTGCTCAATCTCCTCCTCACTCAGCGAGCAGCCCTGCACCATCTCCGAAAGCAGCTCCACAGCTGGGGAAACACAAGTTTGTTCAAATGTTTGAGTATTCCTCAAAACATTAGCTTACACATTGCAAGTTTTTATGCATTGTTCCAAATCTGCATCAACAAAAGATTTTGTCTCGAAATCCAAACAAATTAGAGGTCCACTAAGTGTAACGGAATAGCTTGCGTTCTCCTGTGTACTACACTGTATGCATGGACCCTAACAAGTCACGATACCTTTAGGCAAGTCTTTAGCCAAGGTCTTCATGTAGTAAGCGGTATGTTCCCGGGATGTGTAAGCACTCAAGTGAGCACCCATAGACTCCACCTGCTGCTCTAAAGCTGTCTGAGGGTACTTCTTGGTGCCCTAGAAAGCAAGGACAAAAGTCACCTTGTTTAACtgtgtttgacatttgaataactACAGTGGAGGATGTTCCTTTCCTACAGTGGTGATGTAACTCGAATTTTTACCCAAGTCAGAATCACTAATTGATACTAAGGCAGTAGTAAAGTTACAGTTGTTCTCATCCTACATCCATACATTACTGTTTGCTAGCCAATCAGAGGGCACATAAAGACAAATAATCATTCACACCGAAATCCAGACTGTCATAAAAATGGTCTCAATGTATTAACATCCAAAAGAGTGTATCAACCTACCTTGAAAGCCAGGTGCTCCAGGAAAAACCCTGTCCCATTGTTCTTTTCGCTCTCATAGCGACTGCCAGCACTGATCCACAGTCCGACCTATGAAGGAGAGGATATTTGGAAAGTGAGAGTTGATCATAGCCCAATGCCATCCACTATTGCATGTTATGAAGTCCTTACAGTGCACGTAGCATGTCCCGTCTCTTCCGATGCAACCCTCAAGCCATTATCCAGGGCAGTGAGACGAGTTTCAGGGGCTCCCAGCAGGCTTTGGGCATAGCTGACTGAGGCTTGGCCACGCCTCAGAGACAGCAGGAGGGGCTACGATGATAAGACAGTAATTTTCAatgtactattattattactgaTAACACAAATATAAATACATTCACATCAATCACCATTGAGAAATGTATCAGAACTTAATTTGACTTTGtaaagtgtgaaaaaaaaagttaaaatctgacaaatctttgaattgcctTCAAATCGCAGGTGTAATTTCCAAATTACAAATATACATATGTCACCTTTCAATGGCAACAGGGAGGCGACAGAAGCTGTTGGCCACTTAGTGGTTTAGTGCTTGTGAAACGTCATTTGAGAGTTACAACACAGAATCCAAGTCACAATGCAGAAGACACATTGACAACCGATGGAAGCGCATCATTAAATTATTTGGTCGAAATTACCATACTTGACAAGCTATTTGGGAAGCTAAGCTACGTTGAGGGCAAATCAGGACATACCGTTTCTGACAAGACTAGACAATGAGAAAATCCCTCATACGAAAATAAACCATTGACTTTACAAATATAATATTTAAAGATCAACGAAATTATCTATAGCAAACCCTGCATTAATACTTGATCAATTGACCTTGTATTCACTCAAGGCTAGCCAATGCTAAAATGCTAACTGGAGGTTCCGCTTGCGGAGAGCTAACCATGACAATTGCTTCTTTCATTTCTTGTACATTCACTTTGACAATAAGGAGTACCCGAAGCGGTTTGTTCTTAGAGGCGTCCCTTGAAGGCTTACTTACACTGCGGGTTTTGGCGAGTACACGACCCACGGTGCTCCCGactcggcacactgacgccgCCATTTTTCACTCCAGGTTAAAGAAGGCAACCGATTCCGCTGTCCTCGGGTAAAGGACTCTTCTTCGTTTGTGAGTTTAATCGTGTCATCCATCTCAGAAATATTTATCGCCACCACGTGTTCAAAATGTGTTATTGcaagtacaaacaaaaacaaagactgGGTCCTTGATTTAATTTATAAGCCAAAATAAGTATCACCTACTATTAATTGCATTCACATACGTCAAGGTGGCACAAATTTTGGGGTTGAATGCTTTATAAATATGAGCGAGTGACTAGTGACCAGTCCACAGTAAACTGCATCTAATGAGGCATAGTCCACAACTTAAATGTCAAGTAAAGCAACAATGATCTGAAAATACCTAGCAATTAAATTGTAACTTTATTGGGAGATAAAACATGTTTGAAGTGCATCTAAGATTTTTGGTCAATAAATCTCCAGCACAGCaacaaatatataatatttttctgTACATTTTACAAAATATTAATGGCAGCGTTGAAGCTTGCAGATTCCTTACCATCCACCAAATGAATTTCAAGCGGCCGCTGAGTTTTTGGGAATGTCATCCTGTAAGTGCTTTTTGTTCTTCTTGGCATTCGGTACTCACTGAGGACGTTTAACCTACAAGCCCCTTCGCCACAAAGAGACAGAATGCGAGCAAGCATCAACAGGTAGGTGGACGGATCTGTGTGCCGTCTTGGGCAGTTGAAGTGTGAATGTTTCAAGAGGGATGGGCACTGATGGCTGAGgaacaggaggaggaagaagaattcTGTTTGAGATGTTTTTGACAGGAGTATTGGCACTCTTAACAACTTTTGGCAGAGACTTGAGTTTTTCTGAAGCAATCTCCTTTTTGGTGCCATGATACTTTGGGACTGAGCGCTTGAAAGGTCTCAGAGGAGGAAGCAGACAGGTGCCATTGAGCCTGAAGCCCTCAATGAATAAATTGACCCCTACATACTGCGGTATATTTACTCCTGCCTAGAAAACAAAAGAGACAAATTAAGTCATACAGTCAAAGGATTTAGTCGGTGCGAGCTTGCCTACCTGGTGATATATGAGCTCAAAGTCTCCCGTGTCTGCTGATTTGTTTGCTCTGCGGTCGAGGACAACGCGCAGCGTGTCCTCCTGCACAGCCGCACAAAGACGGGCAGTGATGGGTGTAGAGGGGGCCATGGTGGGACTGGCATTGATTTCAATCAGCCATGGATGGAAGTCACCGCCTGGAAAAGATCATTCTGGGTTTGATTATTTCTTATTAGTGTTTTTAGTTTTCTCATGCTCATACCTAACATAAAGTCAGCCCCGTAAAGCTCAAAGGTGTTTTTTCGTGAATCCACAAGATCTTGCGCGCTCTGCAATGCATGGATGATAGCCTTCTTCATCCCGGGCACAACCACATTTTCCCACTGAGTTTTGTAACCCCGACCAGACAGGAAGGTTATGAACTGGTCGTCTGACCACATGTTGTCTTCTGGGATGCTGGGATGGCGTTGATGAGAAGGTCTCAGATGCTTTTGGATGGAATTATTGCACAAGTGCACAGAGCTGAAAAGAAGTTTGGAAATGGGTGACCCATATAAGTTATAGCATACATTCAAGTGTACATGCATTTAGTGATTTTGTATTCTCAACATACTTGTCCAGCGTGTCCAACGAATAAGGCTGCGTCGAGAAGCGCAAGTAGCACTTCTTATAAAACCACACGGTGAGAGGGTTCCAATCTGTTACCAGAAACCACTGGCGCACATCAAACTTGGTCCCCTCCACCAAGAAGGGACGCTCCAAGTACTTCTGCACCACCCACTTGCTCTCCTTGATCAAGGCTGAATCGCTGTCCACCAGGCTGAGGATCTGATCCAAACGCTTGGCACATTTGATACCTGTAAGACCGAAGGGATGCATTCATATTTTGAAATAGCATGTACCTGAAAGGGTCAAGACCCAAGACCCACCTCTGCCTCTGGACTTGGCTCCTGGCTTGATGATCCAGATGTTGTGGATGCCATCTGTGTCCAGTTGTGGACTGACGTCAGCCAGTCTCTGCAGCATGGACTTACAACGTTTTACTAAATGATTGCTGATCTCAATTTTGGCTCCGGCACTGAGTGAAAAAGCAAGCAGGAGAACTGTTAGTatgtattcacacacacacacacacacacgcgcagacaTCGTGGTATACTTACTGAACAAGCAAGTAGTAGCTGTTGATAAATTCCCCCCACTCCTCCTTAGCAAGGGATGGCGTTGTCTCCGAGCTAGCGTCAATGTCAGCGTGCTCCAAACTCTCAAGAAAATTCCAACACACTTTGAGAGCTGTGCCGATCATTTTGGAAACCATCACGGGCTCCAATGGTTCTAGAAATGGAGGAAGGCAATCAAGCCGAGCCACAACATACGATAAAAAGATTGCCGGCTACTTTGCATGTGCtcgtttttcttctcttcctgaaTATTATGTGCTGTCTCCACAATGTACTTCAAAAGACTGGTGCAGGCTGTCCTCCTGTAGTCCTCTTCAGGAGGGAAATAAAGTTTACAGACATCTAAATGTTGTACTTTTTCCACAAAGTTATTCATAAAATCTAACCAATGAAAGCATGCTTCTCATCCCGGGCTCCAAGTCTGTAACAGCGAGGAAAGAAAGTGTCCGGGTCTGCTGAGTCAAACCAATGCAGACTTCTCAGGTTCACACACAAGCCCACCTGGAACAGATTTTATGATGAGGTCCTGCACTTTGACTTAAAAGTTGAATCCATTCCATAACTCAATTTACTCAAGTATATGTAATCAATTTTAGTACCTTAGTGGTGAAGCTGCCTGCTTTGGCAAAATGGTTGATCATCTGTTCTTTCTGCAAGATACTGGTGTTGATGGCATCTCTTTTATTTGTCCAGTAGAAATAAACCATTTCATTCCGCACCATGCGAGACTGAGGgataagaaaaacattttttaacacCAGATGTCCTCACGTTTTGTTTCTTCAAGGTTTTACCATAAGACTGTACAGTCCGGCCGGATCCTGCTCTTGGTTGACATCATCTGAGAAGAAGGCTCAATGGTAACGAGTgagtaaagaaataaaagagacaaaatacGCTGTTTTAACATCACATCAGCTGACCGTCTTCACCGTCGCTATCACCGGCATCGTTCAAGTGGGcctctttaacaggacgtgaggACATGTGGAGGCCAGGGTGACACATCCGCTTCTCCAGCCAGCCTCTGGCCCGCAATGAGGCCCGAATTACCGGGTAAGGGCCCTGAATGGAGAACACTTTATGCAACTAAAAGAAAGAGACAGACATGGCATAAAACATGGAggtgaatgaaaataaataggaatattttcaaaaacatacaaagacattttttttctctttttgactTACCTTGACAGTTTTTTCCACTATGGCCTTGGCTGTCTTTAGTCTCTCTGAGTTGAGAGGAGGCAAGCGGAGAGCGTGTCGAAACGGTGGTGACGCTgtctcacaaacacacatgcaaatgaaagaaaaaaaatcttcctgagTGAGTCATCTGTACAAGTGTATTGTGAGATGACTTACTCGTTTGCAGTGTTTTGATTTCAACTTGACTTTGGCATTGCTGGACCATTGTTACTAGATTCTGGTCCTTCAACAGATTGTCCCTCCTGGAAATCCAAAAGCATTCATTCTTTTACACATCTGACCTTGATAAACATAAGTGAAGAAAAAACTACAGTGAATGTAACCAAAGATATTTCATTATGTCAACTATGACTAAGAGCCAAAAAGAGAATGGTAACTTCATGAATTTTTAATAGATGGCCTGCGGGTTCAAACATTCGTGTCTACAGTGTGACCTCATGATTAATTCAACCCTTGTGATCTATAAACTGACTCTAACCAACCGAGGGTAGAGTTGAAAGTCACAAACAGTAACAGTGTGAACTTTTTCTACTCTCCTACAAACCTTTCCTCTCATATttaataatgtattttttattataaatgaCTGTGAATTAACCCTAAACTACACTGTACTCCTTATGcatgacttctttttttctATTCTATTGGGAACAATTGctgcatgtatttattttcctgtTTCGTGATTCAGCCACTCATCATTATCACTctgggaaataaaaacataaataatgTATATGCATGTGCATGCTACACATGGTCCAGAATGTGTTTGTGCAATCATCTTACTTCCAAATAGCGTGTTCAGTAGGGCGCATAATGTGATACAGTGATTAAAACTCTGACAGCAACGACAGGTTTACTTTGTCAATGTGAGGGTCAAATTGCAGACCGCTTGACTACACCAGTTAGGTTTGCATCTTGACATGGtgtgagtatttgttacacaactgcaaacacaaaatatttattttgccaTAAATGAAGACAAATCTAATGTTGAGAGATACATGCCAGACTATAACTCACAAATTACagtctaaaataaataaaaatagcaatTACCAACTATCTAATAATATTATACCATACATGATAAAATTCCCATTTTAAATACAAGTTTCTTTTGTGCCTACCTGCGGTGCTCCAAAGATGTTCTGACTTTGTTGTTGAGTTTCACCGGAGGAACGCACGCTCTACCCCAACTTGGTTtactgttgccatggcaacaccaaGGGGGCCTGATATGCAACAGCACCTGAACACATTTATTATTCTAAATCTCGTGTATTGTATTTAGTTTTATTTTCAACAACATATTACGTAATTCATAATGTTGTtttaaactgacaaaattaataattttgATACATATCAAGTTACAAAAGGATAAAGCTGCATTCCAGACTGCTGTGAAATTTCCAGTTTGAAACTTAAGAGTACAGTTCCAGTCCAGAGTGAACGAAAACATGGCAAAAGGTACTCAAACATGTTTTTCCGAAAAGTTAATTGAAAATAGATACCAGTTGGACACAAATCTTTTTaagttgttttcatttttgttaagaTAAAGCCTAATTGTTATTGTGTACTCAGATGCTGAGGCAGATATAATACTGCTGTTCAGGTGCAGTGCTTTGTTTATGTCATGAAAGGGCGCAAGTGTACATAATAGAAGTTGAGAAACCTTCATTTACGGTTGtcaggtttttgttttgtttttgagcgGTTGTCAGTTTCTTCCCTTCCTCTCTCCATCCCATCTGATGAAGCAAGTGTATGTGAACAAAGTTCCAAAATAAAGTGGCTAAGAAGAGCCCAAAGTAGTCTTTGTCTCCATCGACTCTTTCTTCGAGTCACACCCGTACAACGCCGCGTAGCTCAACAATTTTGCAACTTCACACATTAAATCTAAGCTGCATAACCAACAAATATTTGCAAATATCATTTAAACAATCtttaaaatgacatttcaaCTTCTTGATAGCTGATTCTATTGTTTGTCGTTAGAAATAAATTTAGTGCAATTTCCAATGCACATTTCTTAATCGAAGGTTGGAACAAGTGAATaaattcaataaaataaaatctaagCTCCCGCCAACAACAACCGACATAGTAAAGACTGCTTTGCCCTTTTATAATAATGTATCAGTCCTCGACAATGTAATATTTTCACATTATCATACATACACGCTAAACTTAATCCCACTTATTCCGCCATCTTGCATAACCTTGACGTCATCGTGCGCTTTGTATCCGGACAAATCTCCTCCTCGTTCACTCCATCGAAAAAAACACCAACACGCTGTCAAACCTACTACTTAGTCACACAGCCCAAATAAAACGCAGGAAAACAAGTGGTAAGCTTAACTTCAAACGAGGTATGTTAAGCTAACATTACATGCTAATTATCATCACAACGCTAACTTGGCGTGTTAGCTTACGGACTGTCACCAATTTACCCCAACAGAACGCCGGGGTTTACCGGTGAAATGTGTGGAAGGACTGCGTGCACTCTGGCTCCGGATGAGGTGAGCCGAGCCTGCTCGTACAGAAACCGGCGTGGGCAGCGGAGGCAGCCTAGTTGGAGGGAGGGTAACGCGGATAAATACCGACCCTCCTACAACAAAAGCCCCCAGACCATGAGCCCCGTGCTGCTGTCACACAGGCACTTTGACAAGGTAACCTGATCGAGAACTAAATAAAAAATGCGCTGGGAAATTCTCAGTATGATTAAGTTGTGTTTTACTGACATTATTCGGAATATGATAATTGTAGGTacgaaaaaacaaaatcaaaccccCTTTTTTTCTGAGCAAGTTCAATGTCACATCAATGTTGAAGTAAACAATTGACGTTAAGCTCATGATAGGAAAGAAtttggaagaaagaaaaaaagctacatctgttttgctagtgcatctgatatcatgtttttgtgtttgtgtagaATGCACCTGTGGATGAATGTGTTTTGGTTTCCATGCGTTGGGGTCTGGTCCCTTCCTGGTTTAAGGAAAATGATCCAAGCAAGATGCAGTACAGCACCAGCAATTGTCGCAGTGACAACATCCTGCAGAAAAAGACTTATAAGGTACTTTGTGGAAAACAGTCTGTAATACATTTTAAACTATTacccagaaaataaaaaaaaacattctataaAATGTCCCTTTGAATGGCTTTTTTTCTTACCGAGGACCCTTTACTGAAAGGACAGCGCTGCGTCATCCTCGCTGATGGTTTCTATGAGTGGAGGAGGCAGGAGAAAGAAAAGCAGCCATTTTTCATCTACTTCCCTCAGACTCGCCGTTCCTGTGAGGAGAAACAAGATCCTGTCAATGAGTCAGCAGAGGCAAGTCAACGTTTTATGCCAGATGTGACCATGCTATAATGTTTCCCCACCATCTTAGATGTTCTCAACAGTACATGGTAGATTTTGACCTACTGTGGGTCTATGATAAATAAATGGTGGTTCACTGTTTACATTTGCTGGGTTGTGTTAGCAGGCAGAAGAACCATCAGATGAGTGGACAGGCTGGAAGTTGTTGACCATGGCAGGACTATTTGACTGCTGGACCCCTCCATCTGGTGGCGAGCCCCTCTACACCTACAGTGTAATCACTGTCAACGCTTCCCCCAATCTGCACAGCATCCATGACAGGTGAGGAGAGGAGATAAAAAGCTTTGCTTCAGAGCTAAAGGCGGTGTCCGTTTCAGGATGCCAGCCGTCTTGGCCGGAGAGGAGGAAGTAAGGCGGTGGCTTGATTTTGGCGAGGTGAAATCTGTGGATGCTTTGAAACTGCTCCAGTCAGAAGACATATTGACCTATCATCCCGTCTCGTCGCTTGTCAATAATTCTCGCAACAACTCGCCGGAGTGCCTTCAGCCTGTAGACCTCAACCAGAAAAAGGTACACTGCTGAAGACTTGAGTTAGGGAAGATGCAAAGTAAGCTGTAATTCGAAaaacaaacgtgtgtgtgtgtattccccATAGGAACCCAAGGAGACAGCCAGCAGCAAGATGATGATGAGCTGGCTGGCGAGTGGCTCTTTAAAGAGGAAGGTGTCGGATGCCTGCAAGAGTCAGGAGAAGGACACGGACAAGAAAAACACTCCCAGCAAGTCTACTGGGGCACTTCAGCAGTGGCTGCAaggggccaacaaaaaaacaaaaacctagtAAAGCGGAGTTACTGGATTTCTGTCATTCTTTTAATCAATTCTAATGGGACTATATACTGTGCAATGATTAGATGTTCAAATAAAGTTTTAGAAATAAACAGGTAGctgaatttgaggtttttattaCCCTTATTACTTGAAAggcaaatacattttgaaacatTGCTATGCATTTATCATATTTATAATACAATGATGAATGCCACTACTTCCACCATTTCATTCTTTTCTATTAGCGATCTTCAAATTGGTAATGCATTTCCGTTTTACCGTGATTCAAACAGACAGATCTGATTGgttaaaataaatgtcaagcacTTAAAGCAACTGGCAGTAAGATATACGGAAACTGACATGGTTGTCTTCCCCACAAAGTGATTGCAATTGTACAAAGTCTTTGAAACAGTTGTCAATAAAAAGAAACACATTGACTAAGAGTACTGAGTTAGAAACCAGAGTTATACTTATTTTCCTGAACCGTCAAGGAATTGATGTGCTGCCTTGattcatttcatcttgcgccagGAAGCGATAACTGTACTAGAGAAAGTCAAAAGAGGAACAAAACTAACCTGTGTGCCAATCTCATGTCACGTCCAAGGTTATTTTGAGTGACTTCAACACAACCTGAACTCTTGAGTGGTGGGACTTGCAATTTGTCTTCATTTTGTGTATCAATTAGCATCAAAACTGCAATCTGATTATCCCAAGTTAAATCTCAGTCCCTATATGTATTTCTTCTAGGTTGCGTGAGGTGCGTAGCGTGACACAGCCACAATACAAATCACttaaaggaggggaggggggagcagtGTTTCTTCTATTCATGCAGTTGTGGCGCCCTTTAAAATAAGACAACAACCACcacagctacaaaaaaaaaatatcctcaaTGAAACAGACATGTAGGATGTTTGAGCTCAATGTAAAACAAGTGATTGTGAAAGCAGCGATATTCATAGAACTGAAAACGTCTGTTGCCATTTaaaggtggggggaaaaaaaacactggacAGGAAGAATAAGCATACGATGTTTAAGGTGTTCTTTGGGCTAGGAGAGCGATGCTTGATAGAAAATGTGTGATTCCCATACACGAGGAGGAGGCTGCAGCATGTTCACGTCGTACTGTCGTGAGCAAGATGCTACTTGTACGGTGGGTCGTGGGAAGGGAGGATATTCAGACAAGGCATGACGGGGGAGGCGACGAGGGGCCGCGACGCAGATGTCGGCGGGCCTCAGCAGCTGCAGGTCTCCGCCGAAGGCTTGGCTCGCTCGTTCCTGTCCAGCTTAATCGGCTCCGGGAACTCGTTGTACAACTCCACCTCGGTCTCCTGGTTGAGAAAACGGGCAGAGGAGTTGCAGATCTACTCCGAGGGGTGCTGTGTCAATGTAAACGCCGTACCTGTTTGAGAGCGTTGCGTGCGATCGTCTGGAAGGCCTGCTCTACGTTGATGGCCTCCTTGGCGCTGGTTTCAAAATAGGGGATGTTGTTCTTGCTCTGACACCATGCTTGTGCCCGCTTGGTTGTGACCTGGACGTACACGAGAGCAGGTGCAACTATTTAGGGCCACATATTCAAAAGTAAAACGAACGAAAATAGGAAGTTGACGGGCCACCTGTCTGTTCTCTAGGTCGATCTTGTTGCCGAGCACCACAAAGGGGAAATTCTCCGGGTCTCGGGGGCTGGCCTGGATCAGGAACTCGTCCCTCCAGCTATCGAGGGTCTTGAAGGTGTTTGGGGCCGTCACGTCAAAGACCAGAACGCAGCAGTCGGCTCCGCGGTAGAACGCCACCCCTAAAGACTGGAACCTCTCCTGACCTGCTGTGTCCCAAATCTGAAATGCAATCAAAAGAAGTTGAATGCATATGGCAAAatgttattattatgtgtttgcAATGACGGAAAAGAAGCTGCAATTGAATTTTGAATCAGTGTGGACAAAATACCTGCATGGTGACCAGTCTGTCATCCACCATGACTTCTTTCGTCAAGAAGTCTGCACCTATCGTGGCCTTGTACTGGTTACTGAACTTCTTATTCACATACTGGTTCATCAACGAGGTCTTCCCAACTCTAGACGGGAAGCGAGCACAGAGCACGAAGCACAGTTAAAGATCAGCGACAGAAAAGCTTCATTTGCGTGCAGTTCCGAGAGCCGAACAAGTGGTGCTCTCAAGTGGTGCTAAGGCAGGTGCGGTGGAAAGCACTTGAGCTTTAAGGACGAGGACCACTCACCCGGAGTCTCCGAGGATGATGACTTTGAGGAGGACTTTCTTCCTTGAAGTCATTGTGCCTCAGCTGGAACGACATGAGAAAACATGAAAGGGGGGGTGGGCATTCCTCTAAAATGGACACAGAGCTCCAAAGAAGCACAATAGTTGTAGACATGCGTACAATCAGCCACAAGAAAACCATTGACGGAAAAGTACTTTTACACATGGCAGTTACTTATTATATTTGtcgt contains the following coding sequences:
- the LOC125976784 gene encoding tubulin monoglycylase TTLL3 is translated as MVQQCQSQVEIKTLQTNFFSFICMCVCETASPPFRHALRLPPLNSERLKTAKAIVEKTVKLHKVFSIQGPYPVIRASLRARGWLEKRMCHPGLHMSSRPVKEAHLNDAGDSDGEDDDVNQEQDPAGLYSLMSRMVRNEMVYFYWTNKRDAINTSILQKEQMINHFAKAGSFTTKVGLCVNLRSLHWFDSADPDTFFPRCYRLGARDEKHAFIEDYRRTACTSLLKYIVETAHNIQEEKKNEHMQKPLEPVMVSKMIGTALKVCWNFLESLEHADIDASSETTPSLAKEEWGEFINSYYLLVHAGAKIEISNHLVKRCKSMLQRLADVSPQLDTDGIHNIWIIKPGAKSRGRGIKCAKRLDQILSLVDSDSALIKESKWVVQKYLERPFLVEGTKFDVRQWFLVTDWNPLTVWFYKKCYLRFSTQPYSLDTLDNSVHLCNNSIQKHLRPSHQRHPSIPEDNMWSDDQFITFLSGRGYKTQWENVVVPGMKKAIIHALQSAQDLVDSRKNTFELYGADFMLGGDFHPWLIEINASPTMAPSTPITARLCAAVQEDTLRVVLDRRANKSADTGDFELIYHQAGVNIPQYVGVNLFIEGFRLNGTCLLPPLRPFKRSVPKYHGTKKEIASEKLKSLPKVVKSANTPVKNISNRILLPPPVPQPSVPIPLETFTLQLPKTAHRSVHLPVDACSHSVSLWRRGL
- the rab7a gene encoding ras-related protein Rab-7a, which gives rise to MTSRKKVLLKVIILGDSGVGKTSLMNQYVNKKFSNQYKATIGADFLTKEVMVDDRLVTMQIWDTAGQERFQSLGVAFYRGADCCVLVFDVTAPNTFKTLDSWRDEFLIQASPRDPENFPFVVLGNKIDLENRQVTTKRAQAWCQSKNNIPYFETSAKEAINVEQAFQTIARNALKQETEVELYNEFPEPIKLDRNERAKPSAETCSC
- the uqcrc1 gene encoding cytochrome b-c1 complex subunit 1, mitochondrial, whose protein sequence is MAASVCRVGSTVGRVLAKTRSPLLLSLRRGQASVSYAQSLLGAPETRLTALDNGLRVASEETGHATCTVGLWISAGSRYESEKNNGTGFFLEHLAFKGTKKYPQTALEQQVESMGAHLSAYTSREHTAYYMKTLAKDLPKAVELLSEMVQGCSLSEEEIEQQRGVVLRELEEMENNHQEVCLDLLHATAYQGTALGHSPLGPSNTARTITRQDLVEYINSHYKAPRMVLAAAGGVNHEELVALAQTHFSGLSFEYEGDAVPVLSPCRFTGSEIRFRDDGLPLAHIAIAVEAPGAASPDIVPLMVANAIIGSYDLTCGGGKNMSSRLARLAAEENLCHSFQTFLSSYNDTGLLGIYFVTDKLNIDDMMHWSQNSWMNLCTTVTESDVARGKNALKASLVGQLNGTTPICDDIGRHILNYGRRIPLAEWDARIDAVTPRMVRDICSKYIYDKCPAVAAVGPIEQLPDYNRMRSAMYWLRF
- the hmces gene encoding abasic site processing protein HMCES isoform X1, translating into MCGRTACTLAPDEVSRACSYRNRRGQRRQPSWREGNADKYRPSYNKSPQTMSPVLLSHRHFDKNAPVDECVLVSMRWGLVPSWFKENDPSKMQYSTSNCRSDNILQKKTYKDPLLKGQRCVILADGFYEWRRQEKEKQPFFIYFPQTRRSCEEKQDPVNESAEQAEEPSDEWTGWKLLTMAGLFDCWTPPSGGEPLYTYSVITVNASPNLHSIHDRMPAVLAGEEEVRRWLDFGEVKSVDALKLLQSEDILTYHPVSSLVNNSRNNSPECLQPVDLNQKKEPKETASSKMMMSWLASGSLKRKVSDACKSQEKDTDKKNTPSKSTGALQQWLQGANKKTKT
- the hmces gene encoding abasic site processing protein HMCES isoform X2 — translated: MCGRTACTLAPDEVSRACSYRNRRGQRRQPSWREGNADKYRPSYNKSPQTMSPVLLSHRHFDKNAPVDECVLVSMRWGLVPSWFKENDPSKMQYSTSNCRSDNILQKKTYKDPLLKGQRCVILADGFYEWRRQEKEKQPFFIYFPQTRRSCEEKQDPVNESAEAKEPSDEWTGWKLLTMAGLFDCWTPPSGGEPLYTYSVITVNASPNLHSIHDRMPAVLAGEEEVRRWLDFGEVKSVDALKLLQSEDILTYHPVSSLVNNSRNNSPECLQPVDLNQKKEPKETASSKMMMSWLASGSLKRKVSDACKSQEKDTDKKNTPSKSTGALQQWLQGANKKTKT